A single genomic interval of Caretta caretta isolate rCarCar2 chromosome 23, rCarCar1.hap1, whole genome shotgun sequence harbors:
- the NFKBIB gene encoding NF-kappa-B inhibitor beta — protein sequence MAAPQPAAALGEAKRPEAGEDWCDSGLGSLSEGQLSQIQDGLGAPPEKPPPGPGPAAGAPEACGSVSERLDSALGEEEAGWGAAAGPELGALARGVEAVRLGDPAAGPGEAPAGAPGAWLRHVLGFVTEDGDTALHLAVIHEHEAFLDSILQYTAGTEYLDLQNDLGQTALHIAVILGASNFVRKLMAAGAGLCVQEKAGHTALHLACREGCQDCAQWLLTSLSGHRPCEGNDACAQLDCTNYDGYTPLHVAVLRKDLEVVKLLVGAGADLNKAELSCGRSPLHLAVESQSAEVVECLLRAGADPRARMYVGYTPIYSAIHRPNQKVLQLLREFGSEEPDWDSEESLAESSDEEYDDIVINSGHYKN from the exons ATGGCGGCGCCGCAGCCGGCGGCCGCGCTCGGGGAGGCCAAGCGGCCGGAGGCGGGCGAGGACTGGTGCGACAGCGGCCTGGGCTCGCTGAGCGAGGGGCAGCTCAGCCAGATCCAGGACGGCCTGGGGGCCCCGCCGGAGAAgccccccccgggcccgggcccggccgcCGGCGCCCCCGAGGCCTGCGGGTCGGTCTccgagcgcctggactctgcgcTGGGCGAGGAGGAAGCCGGCTGGGGGGCGGCCGCGGGGCCGGAGCTGGGGGCGCTCGCCCGGGGCGTGGAGGCCGTGCGGCTCGGGGACCCCGCGGCCGGGCCCGGGGAGGCGCCCGCGGGGGCCCCCGGGGCCTGGCTGCGCCACGTCCTGGGCTTCGTGACCGAGGACGGGGATAC AGCTCTCCACCTGGCTGTGATTCACGAACATGAGGCCTTTCTGGATTCTATCTTGCAGTACACGGCTGGGACGGAATACTTGGATCTGCAGAACGACCTGGGCCAG ACGGCACTGCACATCGCAGTCATTCTCGGCGCCTCCAACTTTGTCCGCAAGCTGATGGCAGCCGGGGCGGGGCTCTGCGTGCAGGAGAAAGCTGGCCACACCGCGCTGCACCTGGCATGCCGGGAGGGCTGCCAGGACTGCGCACAGTGGCTCCTGACATCGCTGAGCGGGCACAGGCCCTGCGAGGGGAATGATGCCTGCGCTCAGTTGGACTGCACCAATTATGATG GTTACACGCCGCTGCATGTGGCTGTCCTGCGGAAGGACCTTGAAGTGGTCAAGCTCCTTGTGGGTGCCGGAGCCGATCTCAACAAGGCA GAGCTGAGCTGTGGCCGGAGTCCCCTCCACTTGGCAGTGGAGTCGCAGAGCGCGGAAGTAGTGGAGTGTCTGCTGCGTGCCGGAGCGGACCCGAGGGCCCGGATGTACGTCGGTTACACCCCCATCTATAGCGCCATACACAGGCCCAACCAAAAGGTCTTGCAGCTGCTCCGGGAGTTCGGCTCGGAGGAGCCCGACTGGGATTCGGAGGAGAGCCTGGCTGAGAGCAGCGac GAGGAATACGACGACATAGTCATCAACAGTGGACACTATAAGAACTGA